The following are encoded in a window of Oncorhynchus mykiss isolate Arlee chromosome 11, USDA_OmykA_1.1, whole genome shotgun sequence genomic DNA:
- the LOC110535259 gene encoding transmembrane protein 200C, translating into MIATGGLLRINRRQDSLRSKSRAENKRKRKAKKKQKNEVVVVKGKLNLCSISGVVAAIGILILLVGISMAILGYWPRESPLYPAPRHTQRIYDKKEESGLTGNWTNNAKVGFHMDRDLVSNNRSNGTGLEQPPMGFLAEFLDNYLYSDKLKVFGPLIMGIGIFLFICANAVLHENRDKKTKVINLRDIYSTVIDIHSLRTKENTPLNGFVNYVQSKGVEGNPSAAYTAALLAKGTWPSGGSPDEGSRGPSRCHSLTRSRVSSLERQTFTDTVYTISRHSGAGQQSSPIPIPKQWETKTIVASSVNAFTLPMTKPNHRANQHQRRPSAKAEAGRSRAALCDSGEEDNEARVGYVVPETTTQAKVETLRTAMFLPQDSVEVYKSSGSLQGAPQGSQVQLLPSSPTGHRVTGSHLSLSALTEYSRSIDLGITPSTPTDWKVERSRRLSCPRLEVLGGGGYIKLGNLGGESFESRESCEMTAFSQVTSEEALAKCQRDGGEANEQEIRSGEPQDRGSRRYSNKDKLFMISQSDSVLDDEEVESTDI; encoded by the coding sequence ATGATCGCCACCGGAGGCCTGCTGCGGATCAACAGGAGGCAGGACTCACTGCGCTCCAAGAGCCGCGCCGAGAACAAGCGCAAGAGGAAAGccaagaagaagcagaagaacgAGGTGGTGGTGGTCAAGGGCAAGCTGAATCTATGCTCCATCTCGGGGGTAGTGGCGGCCATTGGGATTCTGATCCTACTGGTGGGCATTTCCATGGCCATACTGGGCTACTGGCCTAGGGAGAGCCCACTATACCCTGCGCCGCGCCATACCCAAAGGATTTACGACAAGAAGGAAGAGTCAGGGCTGACAGGCAACTGGACAAACAACGCAAAGGTCGGATTTCACATGGATAGGGATTTGGTCAGTAACAATCGTTCCAACGGCACAGGTTTAGAGCAGCCTCCTATGGGCTTCCTGGCCGAGTTCTTGGATAATTATCTGTACTCAGACAAGCTGAAGGTGTTCGGGCCCCTCATCATGGGCATTGGCATCTTTCTGTTCATCTGCGCCAACGCGGTGCTCCACGAGAACCGCGACAAGAAGACCAAAGTCATCAACCTGAGGGACATCTACTCCACAGTCATCGACATCCACAGCTTGCGGACTAAGGAGAACACGCCGCTCAATGGCTTTGTGAATTATGTGCAGTCCAAAGGCGTGGAAGGGAACCCTAGTGCTGCGTATACCGCCGCCCTGCTGGCCAAAGGAACCTGGCCCTCAGGGGGCTCGCCGGATGAGGGCAGTCGGGGCCCCTCCAGATGCCACTCCCTGACCAGGTCAAGGGTCTCGTCACTCGAGAGGCAGACGTTCACCGACACAGTCTACACTATCTCCAGACACAGCGGGGCCGGCCAGCAGAGCAGCCCTATTCCCATCCCCAAACAGTGGGAGACCAAGACAATAGTGGCCTCCTCGGTCAACGCCTTCACTCTCCCCATGACCAAACCCAACCACCGGGCCAACCAGCACCAGCGCAGGCCCTCGGCCAAAGCAGAGGCAGGCAGGAGCAGAGCCGCGCTGTGCGACTCTGGGGAGGAAGACAATGAGGCTCGGGTGGGGTACGTAGTTCCAGAAACCACCACTCAGGCCAAGGTAGAGACTTTGCGGACGGCCATGTTCTTGCCTCAAGACTCGGTAGAAGTATACAAGAGCAGTGGTAGCCTCCAGGGGGCGCCGCAGGGCTCACAGGTGCAGCTACTCCCCTCTTCCCCCACCGGACACAGAGTGACAGGCTCCCACCTGTCCCTCAGCGCACTGACGGAATACTCCCGGTCCATCGACCTGGGCATCACTCCATCCACCCCCACCGATTGGAAAGTGGAACGTTCTCGGCGACTCAGCTGCCCTCGCCTAGAAGTACTGGGAGGCGGTGGGTACATCAAACTGGGCAACCTAGGGGGGGAGTCATTTGAGTCAAGGGAGTCATGTGAGATGACTGCCTTCAGCCAAGTGACCTCAGAGGAGGCTCTGGCTAAGTgtcagagggatggaggagaagccAATGAACAGGAGATCAGATCCGGGGAACCACAGGACAGGGGCTCAAGGCGATACTCAAACAAAGATAAACTTTTTATGATCTCTCAGTCAGACTCCGTTTTGGATGATGAGGAGGTGGAGAGCACAGACATATGA